In Streptomyces sp. SID8374, one genomic interval encodes:
- a CDS encoding LLM class flavin-dependent oxidoreductase, whose product MSLTFHWFLPTNGDSRHVVGGGHGTPVTAAGGDRPPTVRYLAQIARAAEDVGFTGVLTPTGAWCEDAWLTTAMVSQHTERLKFLVAFRPGFVSPTLAAQMASTYQRQTGGRLLLNVVTGGESHEQRAYGDFLDKDARYARTGEFLEIVRQLWDGKTVDLEGEHLHVEQARLTQLPDPVPEVYFGGSSPAAGRVAARHSDVYLTWGEPPAQVAEKIAWIRGLAAEEGRTVRFGIRLHVITRDTSQAAWAEADRLLAGFDPETVRSVQEGLRRSESEGQRRMLELHGGGRDGLEIHPNLWAGIGLVRGGAGTALVGSHEEVAERIREYHALGIDEFVLSGYPHLEEAYWFGEGVLPRLAEAGLWTHPAGPARAGGTTEIPFAGGAR is encoded by the coding sequence ATGTCCCTCACCTTCCACTGGTTCCTGCCCACCAACGGCGACAGCCGCCATGTCGTCGGCGGCGGCCACGGCACCCCGGTCACGGCGGCGGGCGGCGACCGGCCGCCGACGGTCCGCTACCTCGCCCAGATCGCCCGCGCCGCCGAGGACGTCGGCTTCACCGGAGTGCTCACGCCGACGGGCGCCTGGTGCGAGGACGCCTGGCTGACCACCGCGATGGTCAGCCAGCACACCGAGCGGCTGAAGTTCCTCGTCGCCTTCCGCCCCGGCTTCGTCTCGCCGACGCTGGCCGCCCAGATGGCCTCCACCTACCAGCGGCAGACGGGCGGGCGGCTGCTGCTCAACGTCGTCACCGGCGGCGAGAGCCACGAGCAGCGCGCGTACGGGGACTTCCTCGACAAGGACGCCCGGTACGCCCGCACCGGCGAATTCCTGGAGATCGTCCGGCAGTTGTGGGACGGCAAGACCGTCGACCTGGAGGGCGAACACCTGCACGTGGAGCAGGCGCGGCTCACCCAGCTCCCCGACCCCGTCCCCGAGGTCTACTTCGGCGGCTCCTCCCCGGCCGCCGGACGCGTCGCCGCCCGCCACTCGGACGTCTACCTCACCTGGGGCGAACCCCCGGCCCAGGTCGCGGAGAAGATCGCCTGGATCCGGGGGCTCGCCGCCGAGGAGGGCCGTACCGTACGGTTCGGCATCCGACTGCACGTGATCACCCGGGACACCTCGCAGGCGGCGTGGGCCGAGGCGGACCGGCTGCTCGCGGGCTTCGACCCGGAGACTGTCCGGTCGGTCCAGGAGGGGCTGCGGCGCAGCGAGTCCGAGGGGCAGCGGCGGATGCTGGAGCTGCACGGCGGCGGCCGGGACGGCCTGGAGATCCACCCCAACCTGTGGGCGGGCATCGGCCTCGTCCGGGGCGGCGCGGGCACCGCCCTGGTCGGCAGCCACGAGGAGGTGGCCGAGCGCATCAGGGAGTACCACGCGCTGGGCATCGACGAGTTCGTGCTCTCCGGCTACCCGCACCTGGAGGAGGCGTACTGGTTCGGCGAGGGCGTCCTGCCCCGGCTGGCCGAGGCGGGCCTGTGGACCCACCCGGCGGGCCCGGCCCGGGCAGGCGGCACGACGGAGATCCCGTTCGCGGGCGGGGCGCGGTAA
- a CDS encoding SfnB family sulfur acquisition oxidoreductase translates to MIRDDAEALRTAAELAEEFRPGASGRDARRELPRAELDRLTATGLLAITVPAGHGGADVSAATLAEVFRLLASADASLAQIPQSHFAYVNVLRQQGSPEQQAFFFAEVLAGRRFGNAQSEAGTKHLQDIRTRLVAADDGSYLLTGVKNYSTGALFADWIPVLARAEDDLLHVAYVPADAPGLTVTDDWDGMGQRTTASGTVELADVAVPAAHVVPHHLTFTGPQLHGAIAQLLHTAIDAGIAAGALAEAAEFVRTRSRPWFESGYDSAAEDPLLIQRFGELAVRHRAADALLAAAARAVDEARADLDDDSAAEASIAVAAAKAYAGSAALEIADALFEVSGTRAALDSLNLHRHWRDARTHTLHDPARWKIQHIGRYVLNGTRPPRHGLL, encoded by the coding sequence GTGATCCGCGACGACGCCGAGGCGCTGCGCACCGCCGCCGAACTCGCCGAGGAGTTCCGCCCGGGCGCCTCCGGCCGGGACGCCCGGCGCGAGCTGCCCCGCGCCGAACTCGACCGGCTCACCGCCACCGGCCTCCTCGCCATCACCGTCCCGGCCGGGCACGGCGGGGCCGATGTCTCCGCCGCCACCCTCGCGGAGGTCTTCCGGCTGCTCGCCTCCGCCGACGCGAGCCTCGCGCAGATCCCGCAGAGCCACTTCGCGTACGTCAACGTCCTGCGCCAGCAGGGGAGTCCGGAGCAGCAGGCGTTCTTCTTCGCCGAGGTGCTGGCCGGCCGCCGCTTCGGCAACGCCCAGTCCGAGGCCGGGACCAAGCACCTCCAGGACATCCGGACGCGGCTGGTGGCCGCCGACGACGGCTCGTACCTCCTGACCGGTGTGAAGAACTACTCCACAGGCGCCCTCTTCGCCGACTGGATCCCCGTCCTGGCCCGCGCCGAGGACGACCTGCTCCACGTCGCGTACGTCCCGGCCGACGCCCCCGGCCTCACGGTGACCGACGACTGGGACGGCATGGGGCAGCGTACGACCGCGAGCGGCACGGTCGAACTGGCGGATGTCGCGGTCCCCGCCGCCCACGTCGTCCCGCACCACCTCACCTTCACCGGACCCCAACTCCACGGCGCAATAGCCCAGTTGCTGCATACGGCCATCGATGCGGGGATCGCGGCGGGCGCGTTGGCGGAGGCGGCGGAATTCGTACGGACGCGGAGCCGGCCCTGGTTCGAGAGCGGGTACGACAGCGCCGCCGAGGATCCTCTCCTCATCCAGCGCTTCGGTGAACTCGCCGTCCGCCACCGCGCCGCCGATGCCCTGCTCGCCGCCGCCGCGCGGGCCGTGGACGAGGCACGGGCCGACCTGGACGACGACAGCGCGGCCGAGGCCTCGATCGCGGTCGCGGCGGCGAAGGCGTACGCCGGGAGCGCGGCGCTGGAGATCGCGGACGCGCTCTTCGAGGTCTCCGGGACGCGCGCCGCCCTCGACAGCCTCAATCTGCACCGCCACTGGCGCGACGCCCGCACGCACACCCTGCACGACCCGGCGCGCTGGAAGATCCAGCACATCGGGCGGTACGTCCTCAACGGCACCCGCCCGCCCCGCCACGGCCTGCTCTGA
- the ssuE gene encoding NADPH-dependent FMN reductase → MATVLSVSGSPSATSRTARLLRHLDADLSAQGHEVIPLDVRTLPAQALLGADFAHPEIVRATELFARADGIVIGTPVYKAAYSGLLKTLLDLLPQYALTGKTVLPLATGGTTAHVLALDYALRPVLSSMGAAHIVPGWFVLDRHITAGEDGSVVLDPASAAPLDQVVAQFAAALDRTAPVPATR, encoded by the coding sequence ATGGCCACCGTCCTGTCGGTCTCCGGCAGCCCCTCCGCCACCTCCCGCACCGCCCGGCTGCTGCGCCACCTCGACGCCGACCTGAGCGCCCAGGGCCACGAGGTGATACCCCTCGACGTCCGTACGCTGCCCGCCCAGGCCCTCCTCGGCGCCGACTTCGCCCACCCCGAGATCGTCCGTGCCACCGAACTCTTCGCCCGCGCCGACGGCATCGTCATCGGCACGCCCGTCTACAAGGCCGCCTACTCCGGGCTGCTCAAGACGCTCCTGGACCTGCTGCCCCAGTACGCGCTGACCGGCAAGACCGTCCTCCCGCTCGCCACCGGCGGCACCACCGCCCATGTCCTCGCCCTCGACTACGCGCTGCGGCCGGTGCTCTCCTCGATGGGCGCCGCGCACATCGTCCCGGGCTGGTTCGTGCTGGACCGGCACATCACGGCGGGCGAGGACGGATCGGTCGTCCTCGACCCCGCCTCCGCCGCACCCCTCGACCAGGTCGTCGCCCAGTTCGCCGCCGCCCTGGACCGGACCGCCCCCGTCCCCGCCACCCGCTGA